In Plasmodium sp. gorilla clade G2 genome assembly, chromosome: 5, one genomic interval encodes:
- a CDS encoding guanidine nucleotide exchange factor has product MYEQDVQDKDIHKYIFQFIPKISSGLDHYACVAYYKNKPSLFTWGVNNCNQLGLDINIRYVNDPTIVSFFDSFIVSSICCTKYSTFVLVKKNVNDIGCSIYSFGKGNNGLLGYKKKRELPNILEEEEKKKTQKMKEQMLQQVNDPINKMVLGAFGIKKKKNKKKNNNNNNNNNNYYYDDDEENKTNHIINPHDEKTIQNPKFIYNEDNFKNDINFQREKNIYDDYNVSGDESLLNFEADNISSIQNDDTKMDEDVYNKTINDEMNEDTHLDIDEDNNYNDEKKKEKINIYKNKENLYSDIKENDNKHDWFTPFPMKIIFPKKKTKIKFISCGDMHTLAICTSGVLYAWGYNNFGCIGNGTNKNVYEPTAIFLEPPYVDSDDNNDDNNNDDNNDGVHCGGGAYKFHKKKNSIEWDRKKNVVIHCSAGSKHSLACNLQGHIYSWGYGGNGRLGVGNIKSYNKPQLIKGLRNKTILYVCAGTSHSGCIDSNYNVYTWGNGKFYKLGHGNDDIDIYYPKLLECLNRSKKICMLSFGCFNSLALNIKGDVYVWGTFNITNNYVNYYISKLPKQINTNYKCVAIHASTYTCFGITLVGDLITFGSYKNYTYTKEIDDNDSDDDLIKYLINNQDEDEKYGSEDNKGIDTNKNDIISSYIVKKKDEHFDIHYIKEMRGKMYIKDILTLFYKLDSMTYYQNKINKQIDSAITLNNNNNNNNNNSNYNSNYYYYGGYDNMSSPYIVNMFENKKVVLKSKVKIIDGSEHFTVFLLESGKVYTAGYNKNGEIGNGEFNLKKKFGVPILLNICVNKIIKIACGYNYVLCLSDMGLVYGWGKNDKSQLGIGVIKDFYEPVHVKNLKNVINIFAGYDHSACIINTLFDKNDINNINNINNINNTYDDNNYNSERCGDLYIWGNAESGKVGLGIDYIQGCILLPRKINIINKIYKCSLGNSHSLFLTNSNELYACGSNNNYRLGLSEKSKMGCNIVSVPTKIILHNNIYIKDILAGNTYSIILSVDGFIYIFGELIKNNNNNNNSNNNNNSNNYSNNHNNNYYYSNNIIFEIPTLYNQINNVKFIYGKYEHVFFLTYDNKLFGIGNNNNCQILCNNEKENNYIKTPKLITYFLKENNIIESVFSFQNATFIQFHNSEIFVWGYTNNYHLGIGINNNLKYLKQPTKIIKTWLTYDEKDINYNSESSDIEFDANNIHHHNNNIYYNNYIKYFDQITLVKKKINKKELFQNDFTSLSYYEEQIENFIYNILIFNNNNIINWSYIQNLLKKEEYNNSIEYIKHFEKDIINLYSKHIEFLLNLNKYEKQFNYLYLNYQNFILSNIANMQEQHLPTILYSSSSTYIFDQNRIKLQHFIYIIQQQPIYLIILCLIHNHKHVKNLKNFKNFKNFKNVLYGKRDDTHPDNPIDIYHNNINQKHVNNNYNIINSNYINHTYNYDQNDSLQNDSSKNIKNKYSFYKNSSNILCSFIFDLYADFRNERVRNIFTIFLIKLGIEEIKNSLNVNSIFNIETSTFFILIQMLFFKNEILINFSHCLINLNNSYSFVTLLNQMSRKVQKTNPSVNHQEISYSKNVDHTKKYIQTNSNMYDSGYNNGLLTINDAYNEHMMVNKNIHVKNSNYMDLKMDETHNNNNNNNNNNNDDDDDGGGGGNKNFSHIEHQSGYKPNKKKIKNGEPNITTFIDNLNDNEKDKEFSNFIKGKTQNESDKKKKLFVNDISGYNSSIQYDMPNINNEHENIYQNNIKQDIQYDNLHDINVEINFVCIFQELCKIFMNIKFPDMFKMIIKELFKYFIIYEKNINDDINQTNKIYFYQNHHIIYIPFFKLILMAIINPILKNMENIAHKFCYPIIFPHILNIRNKICDFLEILYLNKYESLNVYNLNINILSIKHIFENTFISFTNVINNICNTNEDIYVNAHTILFNYHLNRNPYYIQLKLFQVCHIFNLFFRFQNYLMLSFNDPAIDIVNFFYTYKNNMSEQKHNEVVNHLMLDTNNMDMQAKEYHMNATGMIKEDANIQRGKGGSKFVIDEDKKKIKSKGGNESILRREKNDKLNGRFNMKEGQKMISVNNTTISGNNNNISGNNNTISGNNNTISGNNNTISGNNNTISGYTCQYNILNNPTSININSKHNNNNNMKKKMKRLIFNEDDIEFFIKSKLIYNIKLDIRFLLKEKNMSICEFTKIPMPQYICYRKKTLIENNEYLFSIIHKYNYEKNNIYIISECLKNSPILEHCIDTNNLILKLKSLKMNYMSLQDQKENNLIHLINKTIDIFLSDEMIYFELLDEFPDNLSIYKFKDQQILQKSKMKQIYFDMLHNTYDKDSFFQVKWKNIALQISLNILRKKKHMNYLKKLYEKQEYIQDLIINYQHNIKKDILTLKKAIVFVSKLYIEKPILLHSTYFKKNIFFLELKKKKTYFKKIFKLPYNSSTVKVYQIQYLINNNILANIHETLYTLINYLSIEIFFDLNNIIKFTLILTKDQKNNVINQHTFTASEIYSMYNSSPYILYPFFKYNKTYLCSITGFHFMHLLHNFVIDLY; this is encoded by the coding sequence atgtATGAACAGGATGTTCAAGATAAagatattcataaatatatttttcagtTTATACCCAAAATAAGTAGCGGTCTAGATCATTATGCATGTGTTgcttattataaaaataaaccaaGTTTATTTACTTGGGGGGTAAATAATTGTAATCAATTAGGAttagatataaatatcaGATATGTTAATGACCCTACTatagtttctttttttgataGTTTCATTGTTTCTTCAATCTGTTGTACGAAATATTCAACTTTTGTTTTAGTAAAGAAAAATGTTAATGATATAGGTTGTTCAATTTATTCCTTTGGAAAAGGTAATAATGGATTGTTAggttataagaaaaaaagagaatTACCTAATATTTTAGAAGaggaggaaaaaaaaaagacacaaaaaatgaaagagCAAATGCTACAACAAGTAAACGATCCAATTAATAAAATGGTGTTGGGTGCCTttggaataaaaaaaaaaaaaaataaaaaaaaaaataataataataataataataataataattattattatgatgatgatgaagaaaataaaacaaatcatattattaatccACATGATGAAAAAACTATACAAAATCCAAAATTTATTTACAATGAAGATAATTTTAagaatgatataaatttccaaagagagaaaaatatttatgatgaCTACAATGTGTCTGGTGATGAAAGTCTTTTAAATTTTGAGGCAGATAATATTTCAAGCATACAAAATGATGACACAAAAATGGATGaagatgtatataataaaactataaatgatgaaatgAATGAAGACACTCATTTGGATAttgatgaagataataattataatgatgaaaaaaaaaaggaaaaaattaatatatataaaaataaagaaaatttatattcaGATATAAAAGAGAATGATAATAAACATGATTGGTTTACTCCATTCCctatgaaaattattttccccaaaaaaaaaacaaaaataaaatttatttcttgTGGTGATATGCATACATTGGCTATCTGTACTAGTGGTGTTTTATATGCATGGGGTTATAACAATTTTGGTTGCATAGGAAATGGAAcgaataaaaatgtatatgagCCAACAGCTATATTTTTAGAGCCTCCTTATGTTGacagtgatgataataatgatgataataataatgatgataataatgatggtgTTCATTGTGGTGGTGGTGCTTACaaatttcataaaaaaaaaaattctataGAATgggatagaaaaaaaaatgtagtcATTCACTGCTCAGCAGGAAGTAAACATAGTCTTGCTTGTAACTTACAAggacatatatatagttgGGGTTATGGAGGTAATGGTAGATTAGGTGTtggtaatataaaaagttatAATAAGCCTCAATTAATTAAAGGattaagaaataaaacaatTCTTTATGTATGTGCTGGCACATCACATTCAGGTTGTATAGATTCTAATTACAATGTATATACATGGGGTAATggtaaattttataaattaggACATGGTAATGatgatatagatatatattatccaaAATTATTAGAATGTTTAAATCgtagtaaaaaaatatgtatgttAAGTTTTGGTTGTTTTAATTCTTTAgcattaaatattaaaggagatgtatatgtatggggtacatttaatataacaaataattatgttaattattatatatccaAATTACCTAAGCAAATTAATACAAATTATAAATGTGTAGCTATACATGCTTCTACATATACATGCTTTGGAATTACGCTAGTAGGTGATTTAATTACCTTTGGAAGTTATAAAAACTACACATATACAAAAGAAATAGATGACAACGATTCAGATgatgatttaataaaatatttaataaacaaTCAAGACGAAGACGAAAAATATGGCAGTGAGGATAATAAAGGTATAGacacaaataaaaatgacataatatcatcatatattgtaaaaaaaaaggatgaaCATTTtgatatacattatataaaagaaatgagagggaaaatgtatataaaagatattttaACTCTTTTTTATAAGTTAGATAGTATGAcatattatcaaaataaaataaacaaacaGATTGACTCTGCTATTACAttgaacaataataataataataataataataatagtaattataatagtaattattattattatggtgGGTATGATAATATGTCTAGCCCATATATTGTTAACAtgtttgaaaataaaaaagttgtATTAAAATCTAAAGTGAAAATAATAGATGGAAGTGAGCATTTTACAGTATTTTTATTAGAAAGTGGGAAGGTATATACTGCtggttataataaaaatggagAAATAGGAAATGGAGAATttaatttaaagaaaaaatttggAGTacctatattattaaatatatgtgtaaataaaataataaaaatagcaTGTggatataattatgtattatGTTTAAGTGATATGGGTTTAGTATATGGATGGGGTAAAAATGATAAGAGTCAATTAGGAATTGGTGTAATAAAAGATTTTTATGAACCTGTTCATgtaaaaaatttgaaaaatgtgataaatatatttgctGGATATGATCATAGTGCTTGTATTATAAATACTTTATTCGATaagaatgatataaataatataaataatataaataatattaataacacatatgatgataataattataattcagAAAGATGTGGAGATCTATATATTTGGGGTAATGCTGAAAGTGGAAAAGTTGGATTAGGTATAGATTATATACAAGgatgtatattattacctagaaaaattaatataataaataaaatatataaatgttcatTAGGAAATAGTCATAGTttatttttaacaaataGTAATGAATTATATGCATGTggaagtaataataattataggtTAGGATTATCtgaaaaaagtaaaatgGGTTGTAATATTGTTAGTGTTCCaactaaaattatattacataataatatatatattaaagatatattagCAGGAAATACATAtagtataatattatcagttgatggatttatatatatttttggtgAACTCATaaaaaacaacaacaataataataatagtaataataataataatagtaataattatagtaataatcataataataattattattatagtaataatattatatttgaaattccaactttatataatcaaattaataatgttaaatttatatatggtaaatatgaacatgttttttttcttacttatgataataaattatttggtataggtaataataataattgtcaaatattatgtaataatgaaaaagaaaataattatataaaaactcctaaattaataacatattttttaaaagaaaataatattattgaatcagttttttcttttcaaaaTGCTACATTTATTCAATTCCATAATTCTGAAATATTTGTATGGGGTTATAccaataattatcatttagGAATtggaataaataataatctaaaatatttaaaacaacctacgaaaattataaaaacgtGGTTAACATATgatgaaaaagatataaattataattcagAATCTAGTGATATCGAATTTGATGCAAATAAtattcatcatcataataataatatttattataataattatataaaatattttgatcAAATTACtcttgttaaaaaaaaaattaataaaaaagaactCTTTCAAAATGATTTTACTTCTTTATCTTATTATGAAGAACAAatagaaaattttatatataatatattaatattcaataataataatattataaattggtcttatatacaaaatttattaaaaaaagaagaatataataatagtattgAATATATCAAACATTTTGAAAAAGacataattaatttatattcgaAACATATAGAAttcttattaaatttaaataaatatgaaaaacaatttaattatttatatcttaattatcaaaattttatattatctaataTTGCTAATATGCAAGAACAGCATCTACCAactattttatattcttcatcatctacttatatatttgatcAAAACAGAATCAAATTacaacattttatatatataattcaacaGCAACccatttatttaataatcttGTGTTTAATACATAATCATAAACATgtgaaaaatttaaaaaattttaaaaattttaaaaattttaaaaatgttttatatggAAAAAGAGATGATACCCATCCTGATAATCCAattgatatatatcataataatataaatcagAAACAtgtgaataataattataatattatcaattcgaattatattaatcatacatataattatgatcAGAATGATTCTTTACAAAACGATagttcaaaaaatataaaaaataaatattctttttataaaaatagttcgaatattttatgttcttttatttttgatttatatgCTGATTTCAGAAATGAAAGAGTACGAAATATTTTTaccatttttttaataaaattaggtatagaagaaataaaaaattctttaaatGTTAATTCTATATTCAACATTGAGACATCcacattttttattctaaTACAAATGTTGttctttaaaaatgaaattctaataaatttttctcattgtttaataaatttaaataattcctATTCTTTTGTAACTTTATTAAATCAAATGTCAAGGAAGGTTCAAAAAACGAATCCTTCAGTAAACCACCAAGAAATATCCTATTCCAAAAATGTGGAtcacacaaaaaaatatattcaaacgAATAGTAATATGTATGATTCGGGTTATAACAATGGGTTATTAACAATAAATGATGCATATAATGAGCATATGAtggtaaataaaaatattcatgtAAAGAATTCAAATTATATGGATCTCAAAATGGATGAAACacacaacaataataataataataataataataataatgatgatgatgatgatggtGGTGGTGGtggtaataaaaattttagtCATATAGAACACCAGTCTGGCTACAaaccaaataaaaaaaaaattaaaaatggtGAACCTAATATAACCACCTTTATAGATAATCTAAATGATAACGAAAAAGATAAAGAATTttcaaattttattaaaggTAAAACACAAAATGAGtcagataaaaaaaaaaaattatttgttaATGATATATCGGGTTATAATTCATCTATACAATATGATATgcctaatataaataatgaacatgaaaatatatatcaaaataatataaaacaagaTATACAATATGATAATCTACATGATATTAATGTGGAAATAAattttgtatgtatatttcaagaactatgtaaaatatttatgaatataaaatttccagatatgtttaaaatgattataaaagaattatttaaatattttattatttatgaaaaaaatattaatgatgatattaatcaaacaaataaaatatatttttatcaaaatcatcatataatatatatacctttttttAAACTTATACTTATGGCAATCATAAATccaatattaaaaaatatggaaaatattGCACACAAATTTTGTTACCCTATTATATTTCctcatattttaaatatacgtAATAAAATTTGTGATTTCTtagaaattttatatttaaataaatatgaatctttaaatgtatataatctaaatataaatatattatctattaaacatatatttgaaaatacatttatatccTTCACTAatgttattaataatatttgtaatacTAATGAAGATATTTATGTAAATGCACAcacaattttatttaattaccATTTAAATAGAAATCCctattatatacaattaaAGCTTTTCCAAGTGTgccatatttttaatttattcttCAGATTTCAAAATTATCTAATGCTTTCTTTTAATGACCCTGCAATAGATATAGTCAACTTTTTCTATacatacaaaaataatatgtcaGAGCAAAAACATAATGAGGTTGTCAATCATTTGATGTTGGACACAAACAATATGGATATGCAAGCAAAGGAGTACCATATGAATGCAACAGGTATGATAAAGGAGGATGCAAATATTCAAAGAGGAAAGGGTGGTTCTAAATTTGTTATAGATgaagataagaaaaaaattaaaagtaaAGGAGGAAATGAGTCAATTTTaagaagagaaaaaaatgataaattaaatggTCGTTTTAATATGAAGGAAGGACAAAAAATGATAAGTGTGAATAATACTACTATTagtggtaataataataatatcagtggtaataataatactattagtggtaataataatactatcagtggtaataataatactatcagtggtaataataatactatcAGTGGTTATACCTgccaatataatattttgaataatcCAACTTCTATCAATATCAACAGTaagcataataataataataatatgaagaaaaaaatgaagagattaatttttaatgaagatgatattgaattttttataaaatccaaattaatttataatattaaactAGATATTcgatttttattaaaagaaaaaaatatgagtATTTGTGAATTCACAAAAATTCCTATGCCTCAATATATATGCTACCGTAAAAAAACGttaatagaaaataatgagtatttattttccattattcataaatataattatgaaaaaaataatatatatataatatctgaatgtttaaaaaatagTCCTATTTTAGAACATTGTATAGATACAaacaatttaatattaaaattaaaatcattaaaaatgaattatatgtCTTTACAAgatcaaaaagaaaataacctaatacatttaattaataaaactatcgatatttttttatctgaTGAAATGATCTATTTCGAACTGTTAGATGAATTTCCAGataatttatctatatataaatttaaagatcaacaaatattacaaaaatctaaaatgaaacaaatttattttgaTATGTTACATAATACATATGATAAAGATTCTTTTTTTCAAGTGAAATGGAAAAATATTGCATTACAGatttcattaaatatattaagaaaaaaaaaacatatgaactatttaaaaaaattatatgaaaaacaaGAATATATTCAAGatcttattataaattatcaaCATAATATCAAAAAAGATATTCTCACTTTAAAAAAGGCTATTGTTTTTGTAtccaaattatatattgaaaaaccCATATTGTTACATTcaacatattttaaaaaaaatattttttttcttgaattaaaaaaaaaaaaaacatatttcaaaaaaatttttaaattaccATATAATTCATCCACAGTAAAGGTATACCAAATACAATATCtaatcaataataatattctcgCAAATATACATGAAACATTATATACacttattaattatttatctattgaaattttttttgatttaaataatattattaaattcactttaatattaacaaaagatcaaaaaaataatgtaatcAATCAACATACATTTACAGCCTCAGAAATTTATTCTATGTATAATTCATCaccttatatattatatcctttttttaaatataataaaacatatttgtGTTCAATTACAGGTTTTCATTTTATGCACTTGCTTCACAATTTTGTGATAGACCTATACTGA